One part of the Myxococcales bacterium genome encodes these proteins:
- a CDS encoding MATE family efflux transporter, giving the protein MERRYDLTSGPLIPSILRLAGPAVLMMLLQGVYNYIDTYFVGYLGAEALAGISTGAFILWMTFSLANLLAVGAAAKVARRLGERNRVEADRTALRGMIYVVGWAGLIGVVLYFGSPLLFRLMNTPEKVTTDGLAFLMPQIYAMPLVFLSFLVNGIFSSAGDTRSPFFIMFLSLLLNAFLDPLMIFGFAGFPAMGIAGASWATVIARLVWLYLTLRKLTATGGAISLRAHRRLGAGWRDLLSIARIGAPKTLTGVLFSGVYMALTRIAADYGTPQIAALRIGHIYEGITFLSSLGFSMAVGAVVGQNLGAGDSRRAAKAAWSTALIVALFAAGVGAAFRFAAVPLAGVFSLDSSVIHAAAGYLLILAWSQPFMAVEMVIEGCFSGAGDTVPPMVIQLPLTVLRWPAAYFMAYHTSLGVEGVWWAISGSSILKAVLLAWWFRQGRWVKKKV; this is encoded by the coding sequence ATGGAACGCCGATACGATCTGACCTCCGGACCGTTGATCCCGAGCATCCTGCGGCTCGCGGGCCCCGCCGTGCTGATGATGCTCTTGCAGGGCGTGTACAATTACATCGACACCTATTTCGTCGGGTACCTGGGCGCCGAAGCGCTGGCCGGGATCAGCACCGGTGCGTTCATTCTCTGGATGACGTTTTCGCTGGCCAATCTGCTGGCAGTGGGCGCGGCGGCCAAGGTGGCGCGCCGCCTGGGCGAACGCAATCGCGTGGAAGCCGACCGGACGGCCTTGCGCGGCATGATCTACGTCGTCGGCTGGGCCGGGTTGATCGGCGTCGTCTTGTATTTCGGCTCACCCCTGCTCTTTCGCCTGATGAACACGCCGGAAAAAGTCACCACGGACGGACTGGCTTTTTTAATGCCGCAAATTTACGCGATGCCGCTGGTCTTTCTTTCCTTTCTGGTCAACGGCATTTTTTCCTCGGCCGGCGACACGCGCAGCCCGTTCTTCATCATGTTTCTGAGCTTGCTGCTCAACGCCTTTCTCGACCCGCTGATGATCTTCGGCTTCGCCGGTTTCCCGGCGATGGGCATCGCCGGCGCCTCCTGGGCGACGGTGATCGCGCGGTTGGTCTGGCTTTACCTGACCTTGCGCAAACTGACGGCGACCGGCGGCGCGATCTCACTGCGGGCGCATCGTCGGCTCGGCGCCGGTTGGCGGGATTTGCTGTCCATCGCCCGGATCGGCGCGCCGAAAACCCTGACCGGCGTCCTGTTCTCGGGCGTTTACATGGCGTTGACCCGCATCGCCGCCGACTACGGAACGCCGCAGATCGCCGCGCTGCGCATCGGCCACATCTACGAAGGCATTACCTTTCTTTCGTCGCTCGGCTTTTCCATGGCCGTCGGCGCGGTGGTCGGGCAGAACCTGGGCGCCGGCGATTCGCGGCGAGCGGCGAAAGCGGCGTGGAGCACCGCCCTGATCGTCGCCCTTTTTGCGGCGGGTGTGGGCGCCGCGTTTCGTTTCGCGGCCGTTCCGCTCGCCGGCGTCTTCAGTCTGGACAGCTCGGTAATCCATGCCGCCGCGGGATACCTCTTGATCCTGGCCTGGAGCCAGCCGTTCATGGCGGTAGAAATGGTCATCGAAGGCTGTTTTTCCGGCGCGGGCGATACGGTGCCGCCGATGGTCATTCAATTGCCGTTGACCGTGCTGCGTTGGCCGGCGGCCTATTTCATGGCCTATCACACCAGTCTGGGCGTGGAGGGCGTTTGGTGGGCGATCAGCGGCTCGTCCATCTTGAAAGCCGTTCTGCTCGCCTGGTGGTTCCGCCAGGGCCGCTGGGTAAAAAAGAAGGTTTGA
- a CDS encoding winged helix-turn-helix transcriptional regulator, whose translation MIDKEKSTLLNPQVAYRRSETLKALGHPIRLSIVELLNQQEHNVGDLARELTLDSAIVSQQLKILRMSGLVQSERREGHSFYRLAIPQLSRLLECLRSCDH comes from the coding sequence ATGATTGACAAAGAAAAAAGCACTTTATTGAATCCGCAGGTGGCGTACCGGCGTTCCGAAACGCTCAAGGCGCTGGGGCATCCGATCCGCTTGAGCATTGTCGAACTGCTCAATCAGCAGGAACACAATGTCGGCGACCTGGCGCGCGAACTGACTCTGGACAGTGCCATCGTCAGCCAACAATTGAAAATCCTTCGGATGTCGGGGCTCGTGCAATCCGAGCGGCGCGAGGGGCACAGCTTTTACCGGTTGGCGATTCCCCAACTTTCGCGCCTGCTCGAGTGCCTGCGTTCCTGCGATCATTGA
- a CDS encoding zinc ribbon domain-containing protein, translating to MPIYEYTCDDCGHRFEKLVRSADPAAPACPSCQSAKTHKQLSGFVSRSGNSVGGGSSAAPAPSSSRFT from the coding sequence ATGCCGATTTATGAATACACCTGCGATGATTGCGGCCATCGTTTTGAAAAACTGGTCCGTTCCGCCGATCCGGCGGCGCCGGCTTGCCCGAGTTGTCAGTCGGCGAAAACCCACAAGCAACTGAGCGGCTTTGTGTCGCGTTCCGGGAATTCGGTCGGCGGTGGAAGCAGCGCGGCACCGGCGCCTTCATCCTCACGTTTCACCTGA
- a CDS encoding MarR family transcriptional regulator: MIPVSGKKDAFQNYLRFVKVRHYLDIIYYAQKKLTKEIKKITGISLREVKFLMQIKLNPGCSLVSVQKNQFLPSSTAAWLADNLVQKGLLARRQNPSNRREVILELSPEGEKLLDRIDVHFVTPEVEKRLATANERLVVVIEDSLKSLCSMYGVEIKD, encoded by the coding sequence GTGATTCCGGTAAGTGGCAAAAAAGACGCATTCCAGAACTACCTTCGTTTCGTCAAGGTACGCCACTATCTGGACATTATCTACTACGCGCAAAAAAAGCTGACGAAAGAAATCAAAAAGATCACCGGCATCAGTTTACGCGAAGTCAAGTTCCTGATGCAAATCAAACTCAACCCCGGTTGCAGTTTGGTCAGCGTGCAAAAAAACCAATTCTTGCCGAGTTCCACCGCGGCCTGGCTGGCGGACAACCTGGTTCAAAAAGGTCTGTTGGCCCGCCGGCAAAATCCGAGCAATCGCCGCGAAGTGATCTTGGAACTCTCGCCCGAAGGCGAAAAATTGCTCGACCGAATCGACGTCCACTTCGTTACCCCCGAAGTGGAAAAACGGCTGGCGACGGCCAACGAACGACTGGTCGTCGTCATCGAGGATTCGCTGAAATCGCTGTGCTCCATGTACGGCGTCGAAATTAAAGATTAG